The following coding sequences are from one Veillonella rodentium window:
- a CDS encoding M18 family aminopeptidase — translation MKFDNQQLLKYIGACTSPYHTVDTSLQMLLDSGFTELSLENTWKLHPGSYVVNVFGTTLFAFHIGKHPRQTLRVASAHTDFPAIRVKPNPVVSVKGYKKLNVEMYGGLIENTWLDRPLGAAGTVVLKGESAFDVDSVLVDTKRPIAIIPNLAIHMNRTVNDGVKLNRQKDMLPILMMEKSGADNGTHNADSHVKALSTSDKDDKTIECYDEWMHFLADEVDCDPSEILSYEMTLYPVEQGCTLGIDGDFISSPRLDNLTSCFGVLSGIIEAHKNKVDGIRCAILFDNEEVGSRTKQGGAGMLLPNLVKRIYDVLGFTGQDMDEDLAKGFMISADVAHGLHPNYPEKNDITNIPVLNQGLALKMASSQSYAGDAKAIAIVKGLCEEADVQYQIYVNRSDVPGGSTVGSISSAMLPMRTMDIGLPILAMHSARETMGSADQNQLNHLMNYFLGDE, via the coding sequence ATGAAGTTTGATAATCAACAATTATTGAAATATATTGGTGCATGTACGTCACCGTATCATACGGTAGATACGAGTTTACAAATGTTGTTGGACTCGGGATTTACCGAACTTTCATTGGAGAATACATGGAAATTGCATCCCGGTTCTTATGTGGTGAATGTATTCGGCACGACATTATTTGCCTTTCATATCGGCAAGCACCCTCGTCAGACATTGCGGGTTGCATCGGCACATACGGATTTTCCCGCGATTCGTGTAAAACCGAATCCCGTTGTATCCGTGAAAGGTTATAAAAAATTAAACGTGGAAATGTACGGCGGCCTCATCGAAAATACATGGCTCGACAGACCTTTGGGAGCTGCCGGGACTGTTGTGCTTAAAGGCGAATCCGCATTTGATGTGGATTCCGTATTGGTGGATACAAAGAGACCCATCGCCATCATTCCGAACTTGGCGATTCATATGAATCGCACCGTTAATGACGGGGTAAAGCTGAACCGTCAGAAAGATATGTTGCCGATTCTCATGATGGAGAAAAGTGGTGCCGATAACGGAACTCACAACGCGGATAGTCATGTTAAAGCCCTGTCAACTTCTGATAAGGATGATAAAACTATTGAATGTTATGATGAATGGATGCACTTTCTTGCGGATGAGGTCGATTGTGATCCATCGGAAATTTTATCCTATGAAATGACGTTATATCCTGTCGAGCAAGGCTGTACATTAGGGATAGACGGTGATTTTATCAGCTCACCGCGATTAGATAATCTGACATCCTGCTTCGGTGTATTGTCGGGAATTATTGAGGCGCATAAAAATAAAGTCGACGGCATTCGTTGTGCTATTTTATTTGACAATGAAGAGGTGGGAAGCCGGACTAAACAAGGCGGAGCCGGTATGTTATTACCGAATCTGGTAAAACGTATTTATGATGTATTAGGCTTTACTGGGCAGGATATGGATGAAGATTTAGCAAAAGGTTTTATGATTTCAGCCGATGTAGCGCATGGATTACATCCGAATTATCCGGAGAAAAATGATATTACGAATATACCTGTACTCAATCAAGGCCTAGCGCTTAAAATGGCATCCAGTCAATCCTATGCGGGCGATGCGAAGGCGATTGCCATTGTTAAGGGGCTTTGTGAGGAGGCAGATGTACAGTATCAGATTTACGTAAATCGGTCCGATGTTCCGGGCGGTTCTACGGTGGGATCGATTTCTTCCGCTATGTTACCGATGCGCACCATGGATATCGGCTTGCCGATTTTGGCAATGCATTCCGCGCGAGAAACAATGGGATCCGCTGACCAAAATCAACTGAATCATTTAATGAATTATTTCCTCGGAGATGAATAA